The following proteins are co-located in the Malus sylvestris chromosome 13, drMalSylv7.2, whole genome shotgun sequence genome:
- the LOC126595268 gene encoding uncharacterized protein LOC126595268 produces the protein MGNAPTKRVLRRMVQRHRPYLIGISEPFIQLNSIKLSFWRSLRLFPVAVNDRGDLQPNIWLLCDQAIQPSILLATAQQITISCTLDSISCVITWVYAKTTIVERRQLWQDLRSIKSSFVNGPWLVLGDFNCVLGAHEKRGGVLPKTTSCSDFQEMSSACDLLHLPTKGLPYTWTNRRGIKNQVEMRLDRCLGNFQWIDAWSLLECSTLPRISSDHCPLLVSFSKLTITPKAPFRFHSMWLDHQDFFPLVEDVWKSSNFYGCPMYVLGAKLRVLKSRIKVWNKSVFGDVNMNVDKAFDALDEIQKEISSLGHSEERFTKEDNASLCVQNALIAQEKFYRDKSRIKWLSKGDNNTSFFHSMVKIRKLHRSLAVMRDGNRVLDNQMDISQHVVTYFQDLFSADSSVTDTGLVARIIPKVVTATENESLLAIPTPDEIFETLKSMDHSSSPGPDGFGGSFYFRCWPIVGNDVVQAVQSFFSQGNILPHFNSNLMILIPKVDGANSVNHLRPIALANFSFKIITKILADRLSPIAAHIVSPQQNAFTKGRSIVDPIILTSECMNLLDRRCRGGNIAIKFDIRKAFDTLDWGFLLRVLDAFGFSAGFVDWICSILTSAHLSVFINGSVEGFFPCSRGVRQGDPLSPILFCLAEEVFSRGLTRMVEADLIDTFSVPMGIAPPSHVLFADDIMVFMRGTKRSMRNLMRFVEEYSLNSGQCINKLKSLVFLGKYASSRHAIIQKVLGVSRGNLPFTYLGVPIFQGRPKRIYFQAIADKIRCKLTAWKGSLLSQAGRLQLINSVIQGILVYSFQIYAWPTNLLREVQGWIRNFFWSGDPLKRGMPLIAWSSCCKLKDEDGLGIRDLFESNRSLLLKRCWDVISSSSPASDWLRNRFLKDNFHLLKSYKKSSIWLGLKQLWPSFYSSLQWSVGDGRKISFLYDNWLGTTLLSNIGEVDIIPLNSKVKDFIQDAKWSLPIVFTSSFPHLSEKIMKTPLPIAHMDDALFWTGSSSGTVSAKEAFLFFSSHAPHKKWAKMVWHQSIQPRKSLVVWKACHGRLLTDDLLQRRGVALASCCAFCHNARESCDHLLLHCPQTVALWKWIFILFGKPYDPWQCIEDIFYGSLVSSFPTSVRKLWLLVICNFFWWLWHKRNKIRFENKSFSIVESQRCLLRHWRESASTCFSSFTGCVSIPIFSMLRISSLSLDALNFVPVFWRPPPVGWIKINTDGSCKGNGHVGSGGVFRDSSGLFLGAFASSSSYPSAVVAEIVAVIEAIQIAWDKKWHNIWLETDSMHVISLLSAHSMDVPWFLKVSWANCLWHIARLNLRFSHIFREGNCLADAFANFGAMNSSFTWWDSVPDFADAS, from the coding sequence ATGGGGAATGCTCCCACGAAACGGGTTCTAAGAAGAATGGTTCAACGTCATCGTCCATATTTAATCGGTATTTCTGAACCTTTTATTCAATTAAATTCTATTAAATTGTCTTTTTGGCGATCTTTACGCTTGTTTCCAGTTGCGGTTAATGACAGGGGTGACCTACAGCCAAATATTTGGTTGCTTTGTGATCAAGCCATCCAACCTTCTATTTTATTGGCAACCGCTCAACAAATCACTATTTCTTGTACCTTGGATTCTATCAGTTGTGTTATCACTTGGGTTTATGCAAAAACGACAATTGTTGAAAGGCGTCAGTTGTGGCAAGACTTGCGATCTATCAAATCCTCTTTTGTTAATGGTCCATGGCTTGTTCTAGGGGATTTTAATTGTGTTTTAGGCGCTCATGAAAAAAGGGGTGGGGTTCTTCCCAAGACTACTTCTTGTTCTGATTTTCAAGAGATGTCTTCAGCTTGTGATTTGCTTCATTTACCTACAAAAGGATTGCCATACACTTGGACGAATAGAAGAGGAATAAAAAATCAAGTGGAAATGAGATTGGACCGTTGCCTTGGTAACTTTCAGTGGATTGATGCATGGTCTTTGTTGGAATGTTCCACTTTACCTCGTATATCTTCTGATCACTGTCCTCTTCTTGTTTCTTTCTCAAAGTTAACAATCACTCCGAAGGCTCCGTTTCGGTTTCATAGTATGTGGTTGGATCATCAGGATTTTTTTCCCCTAGTTGAGGATGTTTGGAAGTCTTCTAATTTTTATGGTTGTCCAATGTATGTGCTTGGTGCTAAGCTTCGTGTGCTTAAGTCTCGCATAAAAGTTTGGAACAAGTCGGTTTTCGGGGATGTTAATATGAATGTTGATAAAGCTTTCGATGCTTTGGATGAAATTCAAAAGGAAATTTCCAGCTTGGGTCATTCAGAAGAAAGGTTTACAAAGGAGGATAATGCTTCTTTGTGCGTGCAAAATGCTCTTATTGCACAGGAAAAATTTTACCGTGACAAGTCTCGCATTAAATGGCTTTCTAAAGGGGATAATAATACCTCTTTTTTCCATTCCATGGTTAAAATCAGGAAACTTCACCGGTCACTGGCAGTTATGAGAGATGGTAATAGGGTACTTGATAATCAGATGGATATTAGTCAGCATGTTGTTACCTATTTTCAAGATCTTTTTTCTGCAGATAGTTCTGTGACAGACACTGGTTTGGTTGCTCGCATTATTCCCAAGGTAGTCACTGCCACCGAAAATGAGTCTTTGTTAGCAATTCCAACTCctgatgaaatttttgaaacTTTAAAGTCCATGGACCACTCTAGTTCCCCGGGTCCAGATGGTTTTGGCGGGTCTTTCTATTTTAGGTGTTGGCCCATTGTGGGTAATGACGTGGTTCAAGCAGTGCAAAGTTTTTTCTCCCAAGGGAATATTCTGCCTCACTTCAATTCTAACTTAATGATTTTAATTCCAAAGGTGGATGGAGCGAATTCGGTGAACCATCTTCGTCCTATTGCTTTGGctaatttttcatttaaaattatCACTAAGATTTTAGCAGATCGTTTAAGCCCTATTGCTGCTCACATTGTCTCCCCCCAGCAGAATGCTTTTACGAAAGGACGATCTATTGTGGATCCCATCATTCTCACTTCTGAATGCATGAACCTCCTTGATAGACGTTGTAGGGGTGGGAATATTGCAATCAAGTTTGATATTCGAAAGGCGTTTGACACTTTGGATTGGGGTTTTCTTCTCCGGGTTTTGGATGCTTTTGGTTTTTCAGCAGGTTTTGTGGATTGGATTTGTTCTATTCTAACTTCAGCTCATCTTTCTGTCTTTATTAATGGTTCAGTTGAAGGTTTTTTCCCTTGTTCTCGTGGTGTTCGTCAAGGGGATCCTTTGTCTCCTATTCTCTTTTGTCTAGCTGAGGAGGTTTTCAGCAGGGGTTTAACAAGGATGGTGGAAGCTGATCTAATTGACACTTTTTCAGTTCCCATGGGTATTGCTCCACCATCTCATGTTCTTTTTGCAGATGATATTATGGTTTTCATGCGTGGAACTAAGCGATCTATGCGTAACCTAATGCGTTTTGTAGAGGAGTACAGCTTAAATTCGGGGCAAtgcataaataaattaaaatctttaGTTTTTCTTGGGAAATATGCAAGCAGTCGGCATGCTATTATTCAGAAGGTTCTTGGTGTAAGTCGGGGAAATCTGCCTTTTACTTATCTAGGTGTCCCTATCTTTCAGGGTCGTCCCAAAAGGATCTATTTTCAAGCCATTGCTGACAAGATTCGTTGCAAGTTGACGGCTTGGAAGGGTTCTTTGCTTTCGCAAGCAGGAAGACTCCAACTTATTAATTCAGTAATTCAGGGAATCTTGGTTtatagttttcaaatttatgcTTGGCCTACTAATTTGCTACGTGAAGTTCAAGGGTGGATTAGAAATTTCTTTTGGTCTGGTGATCCGTTAAAACGAGGTATGCCTCTAATAGCTTGGAGTTCTTGTTGTAAGTTGAAAGATGAGGATGGTTTGGGTATCCGAGATCTTTTTGAATCCAACCGTTCTCTCCTTCTTAAAAGATGTTGGGATGTAATTTCTTCTTCCTCACCGGCTTCGGATTGGTTACGTAACAGATTTCTTAAAGACAACTTTCATTTGCTAAAGTCTTATAAAAAGTCTTCCATTTGGTTGGGGCTTAAACAATTATGGCCCTCCTTTTATAGTTCCCTTCAATGGAGTGTTGGTGATGGCCGTAAGATTTCTTTTTTGTATGATAACTGGCTTGGAACCACTTTGCTCTCTAATATTGGTGAGGTTGACATAATTCCCTTGAATTCGAAGGTAAAAGATTTTATTCAGGATGCAAAATGGTCTCTTCCCATTGTCTTTACTTCTTCTTTTCCTCATCTTTCGGAGAAGATTATGAAGACTCCATTGCCAATTGCACACATGGATGATGCGTTATTTTGGACAGGTTCATCTTCGGGCACTGTTTCAGCTAAGGaggcttttctttttttctcatcTCATGCTCCACATAAAAAATGGGCTAAAATGGTTTGGCATCAATCTATTCAGCCACGCAAAAGCTTAGTAGTTTGGAAAGCTTGTCATGGAAGATTATTGACTGATGATTTATTGCAACGCCGAGGTGTGGCTTTAGCTTCTTGTTGCGCTTTTTGTCATAATGCTAGGGAATCTTGTGACCATCTTCTTCTGCATTGTCCTCAAACAGTTGCTTTATGGAAatggattttcattctttttggcAAGCCTTATGATCCTTGGCAATGCATTGAAGATATTTTTTATGGTTCTTTGGTCTCATCTTTCCCCACATCTGTTCGGAAACTTTGGTTATTGGTTATTTGCAATTTCTTTTGGTGGCTTTGGCACAAAAGGAACAAGATCAGGTTTGAGAACAAAAGTTTCAGTATTGTCGAGTCTCAACGTTGTCTTTTACGGCATTGGAGGGAATCAGCTtctacttgtttttcttctttcactGGTTGTGTATCGATTCCCATATTCTCCATGTTAAGAATTTCATCCCTTTCTTTGGATGCTCTTAATTTCGTGCCTGTGTTTTGGCGTCCGCCTCCTGTTGGGTGGATTAAGATTAACACAGACGGGTCTTGTAAAGGGAATGGTCATGTGGGTAGTGGTGGTGTTTTTCGTGACTCCAGTGGTCTTTTTTTAGGAGCGTTTGCCTCCTCGTCTTCTTATCCAAGTGCAGTTGTTGCGGAGATTGTGGCTGTCATCGAGGCAATTCAGATTGCATGGGATAAAAAATGGCATAACATTTGGTTAGAGACAGATTCTATGCATGTCATCAGTCTACTATCAGCTCACTCCATGGATGTTCCATGGTTTCTTAAAGTTTCTTGGGCAAATTGTTTATGGCATATTGCTCGCTTGAATTTGCGTTTTTCGCATATTTTCAGGGAAGGGAATTGTTTGGCGGATGCTTTTGCTAATTTTGGTGCAATGAATAGTAGCTTTACGTGGTGGGACTCGGTTCCTGATTTTGCTGATGCGtcttga
- the LOC126595563 gene encoding uncharacterized protein LOC126595563 produces the protein MPMNYNEILEGLISVAQGLRKEEQLPPSEEFYQWPYEPSQPPQQSTQFNSGTSLDNDTLNKLLTSLNQGVENQNQEMQDRVKRVDELEMQVGQIVEFMAQIRDQSELSNSNIANSKAESEIDEAITLEGDMKDEAIPELSKHSPNMDELLLQAEEEEDDLGSLEEFLLQAPQIPMSSNSGFLFQISKRVKKTLWKLFQRCKVIS, from the exons atgcccatgaattataatgaaattcttgaaggaCTAATTTCTGTGGCGCAGGGTTTAcgaaaagaagaacaattgccgccatcggaagagttctatcagtggccatatgaaccgtcacagccaccacaacaatcaacccaattcaattcaggtacatccttggataatgatacacttaataagttactcacctctttgaatcagggagtagaaaatcaaaaccaggaGATGCAAGACCGAGTCAAAAGAGTGGACGAATTGGAAATgcaagttgggcagattgtggaattcatggcacagattcgagatcaaagtgaactttccaactcaaacattgcaaattcaaaggcagaaagtgaaatcgatgaagccatcactttggaaggtgacatgaaggatgaagctaTCCCAGAACTatccaaacacagcccgaacatggatgaattgctgctgcaagcagaagaggaggaggacgacctgggcagtttagaagaattcttgctgcaagctcctcaaatccctatgtcatccaactcag gttttttattccaaatatcaaagagagtgaaaaagacattgtggaagctcttccaaaggtgcaaagtgatatcctaa
- the LOC126595269 gene encoding uncharacterized protein LOC126595269, translated as MVSNLFEGSRANSCPWAFAMASDSAPLPRNSKPPSMKARTFALIVSDSTERVSLSQLPIPVIRGDQIFVKISEDLYQQQLQSFRTNLIGRLLLRKGTTPLKTAELKSSLEALWRPVTPWLLVPLGKGYFDIHFNTEDDKRRIWGGGNCTLPNGIFRLSEWQQDFNPNDIAPPTHAQVWIRIYGLSQDYWHPRHLLEIARGVGTPLQLDKATKERQFGYYARALVDVDLAVDLPSSIMVEREGHSFPIDIVYEKLPDKCNHCGILGHTIDRCRHLKKKNVAMDSQPSLAAGRKVNNRTEYRVIQDPKRNECVDLIVVDKMQPIEEVVHSSSPMELNSPLVQQPDNQLAGLANEIIESAANEIINLVADLVVNEPMEVTKPTIGALISKPTRKALQEEQGKNVIGDDSESDEAITPHSQRFEVNYGDLGTNVGQLVCQHSSPNSSDLQEGANICDIVNEDGMTLVLSKSQKAKMRKKIRDGNISKEVREPYPTRSRVPTERLDL; from the coding sequence ATGGTGTCAAATCTGTTTGAGGGTTCTAGGGCAAATTCTTGTCCATGGGCTTTTGCCATGGCTTCAGATTCCGCTCCTCTTCCCCGAAATTCGAAGCCACCATCTATGAAGGCCAGGACCTTTGCGTTAATTGTCTCGGATTCTACTGAGCGTGTTAGCTTGAGTCAACTCCCAATTCCTGTCATACGTGGCGACcaaattttcgtcaaaattaGCGAGGATTTGTACCAACAACAATTGCAATCCTTCCGTACCAATTTAATTGGGCGTTTATTGTTGCGCAAGGGCACAACCCCTTTAAAGACTGCAGAGCTCAAATCATCCCTCGAGGCTTTATGGAGGCCAGTCACGCCATGGCTTCTCGTTCCGCTTGGTAAGGGTTATTTTGATATCCATTTCAATACTGAAGATGACAAGAGGAGGATATGGGGAGGTGGGAATTGCACGTTACCGAATGGAATTTTTCGTTTATCGGAATGGCAACAAGATTTTAATCCAAATGATATTGCACCTCCTACACATGCTCAAGTTTGGATTCGAATATATGGGCTTAGCCAGGATTATTGGCATCCACGCCACCTTCTTGAAATTGCGAGGGGAGTGGGTACTCCATTGCAACTTGATAAGGCCACGAAGGAGCGCCAGTTTGGATATTATGCTCGTGCTTTGGTTGATGTGGATCTAGCTGTTGACCTCCCATCCTCCATCATGGTGGAGCGGGAGGGTCATAGTTTTCCCATTGATATAGTTTATGAAAAATTGCCGGACAAATGTAACCATTGTGGAATCTTGGGACATACCATTGATCGTTGCCGTCACCTTAAGAAGAAAAATGTGGCAATGGATTCCCAACCTTCTCTAGCGGCAGGACGAAAGGTAAATAACAGAACAGAGTATCGGGTTATTCAAGACCCAAAAAGAAATGAATGTGTTGATCTAATAGTTGTTGATAAGATGCAACCTATTGAAGAGGTAGTCCATTCATCCTCTCCAATGGAGTTGAACTCTCCTCTTGTTCAGCAACCGGACAATCAACTCGCAGGTTTGGCAAATGAAATAATTGAATCAGCGGCCAATGAGATCATCAATTTAGTGGCTGATTTAGTGGTGAATGAGCCAATGGAAGTGACTAAGCCAACTATAGGTGCTTTGATTAGTAAGCCAACTAGGAAAGCATTGCAGGAGGAGCAAGGAAAAAATGTAATTGGGGATGACTCGGAGTCTGACGAGGCTATCACCCCTCATTCTCAACGTTTTGAAGTTAATTATGGCGATTTGGGTACTAATGTTGGTCAGCTTGTGTGCCAGCATTCCTCTCCTAATTCTTCTGATCTTCAAGAAGGTGCTAACATTTGTGATATTGTTAATGAAGACGGAATGACTTTAGTTCTTTCAAAATCCCAAAAAGCAAAGATGAGGAAAAAGATTAGAGATGGGAATATTTCTAAAGAAGTCAGGGAACCCTATCCAACCCGCTCTAGGGTCCCCACAGAACGACTTGATTTATGA